One stretch of Daphnia pulicaria isolate SC F1-1A chromosome 6, SC_F0-13Bv2, whole genome shotgun sequence DNA includes these proteins:
- the LOC124344347 gene encoding uncharacterized protein LOC124344347 isoform X1 — MSSSNPLSNQVAFNEAVAEVSCEPIKKHVQEGIGNTNRKPPKRSKRKQTFGANNLPEIDDNNTISERVEIIHKTVGVNNFPKIDDHEISEGFEVNRQQSRKTYERKRSRNVVFDNITLRKEPLPQETDKIEYSQKTAKRVPVCRAIINAGKGVKRSEIFDNEISESFEVNRQSRKTYERKRSRNVVFDNITLRKEPLPQETDKIEYSQKTAKRVPVCRAIINARKGVKRSEIFDNEISESFEVNRQSRREEAKSLETDSLEQSQNAVKSVSQSRTIISARRGVRKPQRRTEDKFESCESRERCRLNEELFTPDELACLEKAGVPHPITSEQLVSITEAIYKEYHSEIVVCAVCDEMFSHLETKLMSAADLPISFFSVLRKPSGLPNEVPALHPLLLQQYDVSHYFPADPRFQGLLISPRGLEIHHKKCLVKYQNCCESQLYICVTNGCLTALQHNKIPKFAIAHGNYIGQLPEAIREMTFASRSLIRPITSFGRMACYSDTSGTRLTGHVYSNRLNTALVRQKLPMAPATTAIRVLIVSPMASDQTAVSRGKMASVKSDYIIEPEKIASSLRFFRDVGNKVMKNVEIDQDAINNLPSDKTSVDMLFTTEQETEDSHQDPDLVQSVEFDNGTGGPSLSRSNEEFLDGVFESATVTIGAVEPEEINDHGKIARVLHTILDEGTSSNEVTSKDDLGTNKSSSTYVVRPEKEFMSDSNPDYLELHYPDLFPFGCGGFGEQRKNPISRKALVQHLLNLSSRQFQQVDFVLPIYDMVTRQQVSNMAYVRSILPSRLSGSERGTTNSKGEVYGRVSMEDLRAAHGYKVTCAEAASQGCRFPLPPASLNGLAIDFFTDIGISTQPMQHSQAAANRNRQKVYAAHNSLGKAQIWFTVSPDDTQSFKIVVNALGSQAVNFENPVPTGEKRFKLLAKHPVAAALHFQRILKMVIKKVLGWNRSQLLPYRSGGVFGVPKGYLYLVEEQSRLTLHAHFLIWLYGHENIERQLLRASRLDEEERKANDVSHNVHELFQVNFLNFYF, encoded by the exons atgagttcaAGTAATCCACTGTCTAATCAG GTGGCTTTCAATGAGGCTGTTGCTGAAGTTTCATGTGAaccaataaagaaacacgttCAAGAAGGTATTGGAAATACAAATAGAAAACCTCCGAAACGTTCGAAGCGTAAACAA acaTTTGGAGCTAACAATCTGCCAGAAATAGATGATAATAATACAATAAGCGAAAGAGTAGAAATTATTCACAag acTGTTGGAGTTAACAATTTCCCTAAAATAGATGATCATGAAATAAGCGAAGGTTTTGAAGTGAACCGCcag CAGTCACGTAAAACATATGAGCGTAAACGTTCTCGAAACGTTGTGTTTGATAATATAACGCTTCGCAAAGAGCCTTTACCTCAAGAAACAGATAAGATTGAATACTCTCAAAAGACAGCAAAAAGGGTTCCAGTATGCCGGGCGATCATAAATGCTGGAAAAGGCGTTAAACGTTCTGAAATATTTGATAACGAAATAAGTGAAAGTTTTGAAGTGAACAGacag TCACGTAAAACATATGAGCGTAAACGTTCTCGAAACGTTGTGTTTGATAATATAACGCTTCGCAAAGAGCCTTTACCTCAAGAAACAGATAAGATTGAATACTCTCAAAAGACAGCAAAAAGGGTTCCAGTATGCCGGGCGATCATAAATGCTAGAAAAGGCGTTAAACGTTCTGAAATATTTGATAACGAAATAAGTGAAAGTTTTGAAGTGAACAGacag TCGCGTCGTGAAGAGGCTAAATCTCTAGAAACAGATAGTCTTGAACAGTCTCAAAATGCAGTGAAAAGTGTTTCGCAATCCCGTACAATCATCAGTGCTCGGAGAGGCGTTAGAAAGCCACAACGAAGAACAGAAGACAAATTTGAATCATGTGAGAGCAGAGAGAGATGTAGATTGAATGAAGAATTGTTTACTCCCGACGAACTTGCTTGCTTAGAAAAAGCTGGGGTTCCGCATCCAATTACGTCTGAGCAACTAGTATCTATTACTGAAGCAATTTATAAAGAATACCATTCCGAAATCGTCGTTTGTGCTGTTTGTGATGAAATGTTTAGTCATTTGGAAACCAAACTTATGAGTGCAGCTGATCTGCCAATCAGTTTTTTCAGTGTTTTACGTAAACCATCTGGATTGCCTAATGAAGTCCCAGCTTTACATCCACTTCTTCTACAGCAATATGATGTTAGTCATTACTTTCCAGCTGATCCACGGTTTCAAGGATTATTAATATCACCCCGAGGTCTGGAAATTCACCACAAAAAATGCTTAGTGAAATATCAGAACTGTTGTGAATCTCAACTTTACATTTGCGTTACTAACGGATGTTTAACAGCCCTTCAACACAACAAGATCCCCAAGTTTGCGATTGCTCATGGCAACTATATTGGTCAACTTCCGGAAGCGATACGAGAAATGACATTTGCCTCTAGATCCTTAATTCGGCCAATAACTTCATTCGGTCGAATGGCTTGTTACTCTGATACTAGTGGAACGCGGCTAACAGGTCATGTTTATTCAAACCGTCTAAATACAGCCCTAGTAAGGCAGAAGCTTCCGATGGCCCCTGCAACTACAGCAATTCGGGTATTGATCGTTTCCCCAATGGCTTCCGACCAAACAGCTGTATCAAGAGGGAAGATGGCATCAGTGAAGTCCGATTATATTATTGAACCCGAAAAGATTGCTAGTTCTTTACGCTTTTTCCGAGATGTTGGTAACAAAGTCATGAAAAACGTTGAAATAGATCAAGATGCAATCAACAATTTGCCTTCTGATAAAACATCAGTGGACATGCTATTTACGACAGAACAGGAAACTGAAGATTCTCATCAAGATCCTGATTTAGTTCAATCAGTTGAATTCGACAACGGTACAGGTGGACCTTCTCTGTCTAGATCAAATGAAGAATTTCTTGACGGGGTTTTTGAATCCGCAACTGTTACAATTGGAGCTGTAGAACCGGAAGAGATCAACGATCATGGGAAAATAGCTCGTGTATTACACACGATACTTGACGAAG GCACATCTTCAAATGAGGTGACTAGCAAAGATGATCTGGGAACGAATAAAAGTTCGTCTACTTATGTTGTTCGCCCAGAAAAGGAATTCATGTCGGATTCCAACCCTGATTACCTTGAGCTCCATTATCCGGATTTATTCCCATTCGGATGTGGTGGATTCGGAGAGCAACGGAAGAATCCaatttcaagaaaagcatTAGTTCAGCACCTCCTTAATTTAAGTTCAAGACAATTCCAGCAAGTGGATTTTGTTTTACCCATTTACGACATGGTGACACGCCAGCAAGTGTCCAATATGGCGTATGTACGTTCCATTCTTCCTTCTCGATTGTCAGGATCAGAGAGGGGCACTACAAATTCCAAAGGAGAAGTGTATGGACGAGTTTCGATGGAAGATTTGAGAGCTGCCCATGGTTATAAAGTTACCTGCGCCGAAGCAGCAAGTCAAGGCTGCCGGTTTCCCTTGCCTCCAGCGAGTTTAAACGGATTAGCAATAGATTTCTTCACGGACATCGGAATTTCTACGCAACCCATGCAGCATTCACAGGCAGCAGCAAATCGAAATCGCCAAAAGGTGTATGCAGCACACAATTCACTGGGAAAAGCTCAAATATGGTTTACCGTGAGTCCCGACGACACTCAATCATTCAAGATCGTTGTGAACGCACTGGGATCTCAAGCAGTTAATTTCGAAAATCCCGTTCCAACAGGGGAAAAGCGATTCAAACTGTTGGCCAAACATCCCGTTGCAGCTGCCCTTCATTTTCAACGCATTTTGAAGATGGTTATAAAAAAAGTCTTGGGTTGGAATCGAAGCCAGCTATTGCCATACAGATCGGGAGGTGTGTTTGGTGTTCCTAAAGGTTACCTGTATCTCGTTGAAGAACAATCGAGGCTCACACTGCACGCTCATTTTCTTATATGGCTTTACGGTCATGAGAATATAGAACGACAACTGCTCCGCGCGTCTAGACTGGACGAAGAAGAACGCAAAGCGAATGATGTATCCCACAACGTGCACGAATTATTCCAGGTTAATttccttaatttttatttctaa
- the LOC124344347 gene encoding uncharacterized protein LOC124344347 isoform X2 yields MSSSNPLSNQVAFNEAVAEVSCEPIKKHVQEGIGNTNRKPPKRSKRKQTFGANNLPEIDDNNTISERVEIIHKTVGVNNFPKIDDHEISEGFEVNRQSRKTYERKRSRNVVFDNITLRKEPLPQETDKIEYSQKTAKRVPVCRAIINAGKGVKRSEIFDNEISESFEVNRQSRKTYERKRSRNVVFDNITLRKEPLPQETDKIEYSQKTAKRVPVCRAIINARKGVKRSEIFDNEISESFEVNRQSRREEAKSLETDSLEQSQNAVKSVSQSRTIISARRGVRKPQRRTEDKFESCESRERCRLNEELFTPDELACLEKAGVPHPITSEQLVSITEAIYKEYHSEIVVCAVCDEMFSHLETKLMSAADLPISFFSVLRKPSGLPNEVPALHPLLLQQYDVSHYFPADPRFQGLLISPRGLEIHHKKCLVKYQNCCESQLYICVTNGCLTALQHNKIPKFAIAHGNYIGQLPEAIREMTFASRSLIRPITSFGRMACYSDTSGTRLTGHVYSNRLNTALVRQKLPMAPATTAIRVLIVSPMASDQTAVSRGKMASVKSDYIIEPEKIASSLRFFRDVGNKVMKNVEIDQDAINNLPSDKTSVDMLFTTEQETEDSHQDPDLVQSVEFDNGTGGPSLSRSNEEFLDGVFESATVTIGAVEPEEINDHGKIARVLHTILDEGTSSNEVTSKDDLGTNKSSSTYVVRPEKEFMSDSNPDYLELHYPDLFPFGCGGFGEQRKNPISRKALVQHLLNLSSRQFQQVDFVLPIYDMVTRQQVSNMAYVRSILPSRLSGSERGTTNSKGEVYGRVSMEDLRAAHGYKVTCAEAASQGCRFPLPPASLNGLAIDFFTDIGISTQPMQHSQAAANRNRQKVYAAHNSLGKAQIWFTVSPDDTQSFKIVVNALGSQAVNFENPVPTGEKRFKLLAKHPVAAALHFQRILKMVIKKVLGWNRSQLLPYRSGGVFGVPKGYLYLVEEQSRLTLHAHFLIWLYGHENIERQLLRASRLDEEERKANDVSHNVHELFQVNFLNFYF; encoded by the exons atgagttcaAGTAATCCACTGTCTAATCAG GTGGCTTTCAATGAGGCTGTTGCTGAAGTTTCATGTGAaccaataaagaaacacgttCAAGAAGGTATTGGAAATACAAATAGAAAACCTCCGAAACGTTCGAAGCGTAAACAA acaTTTGGAGCTAACAATCTGCCAGAAATAGATGATAATAATACAATAAGCGAAAGAGTAGAAATTATTCACAag acTGTTGGAGTTAACAATTTCCCTAAAATAGATGATCATGAAATAAGCGAAGGTTTTGAAGTGAACCGCcag TCACGTAAAACATATGAGCGTAAACGTTCTCGAAACGTTGTGTTTGATAATATAACGCTTCGCAAAGAGCCTTTACCTCAAGAAACAGATAAGATTGAATACTCTCAAAAGACAGCAAAAAGGGTTCCAGTATGCCGGGCGATCATAAATGCTGGAAAAGGCGTTAAACGTTCTGAAATATTTGATAACGAAATAAGTGAAAGTTTTGAAGTGAACAGacag TCACGTAAAACATATGAGCGTAAACGTTCTCGAAACGTTGTGTTTGATAATATAACGCTTCGCAAAGAGCCTTTACCTCAAGAAACAGATAAGATTGAATACTCTCAAAAGACAGCAAAAAGGGTTCCAGTATGCCGGGCGATCATAAATGCTAGAAAAGGCGTTAAACGTTCTGAAATATTTGATAACGAAATAAGTGAAAGTTTTGAAGTGAACAGacag TCGCGTCGTGAAGAGGCTAAATCTCTAGAAACAGATAGTCTTGAACAGTCTCAAAATGCAGTGAAAAGTGTTTCGCAATCCCGTACAATCATCAGTGCTCGGAGAGGCGTTAGAAAGCCACAACGAAGAACAGAAGACAAATTTGAATCATGTGAGAGCAGAGAGAGATGTAGATTGAATGAAGAATTGTTTACTCCCGACGAACTTGCTTGCTTAGAAAAAGCTGGGGTTCCGCATCCAATTACGTCTGAGCAACTAGTATCTATTACTGAAGCAATTTATAAAGAATACCATTCCGAAATCGTCGTTTGTGCTGTTTGTGATGAAATGTTTAGTCATTTGGAAACCAAACTTATGAGTGCAGCTGATCTGCCAATCAGTTTTTTCAGTGTTTTACGTAAACCATCTGGATTGCCTAATGAAGTCCCAGCTTTACATCCACTTCTTCTACAGCAATATGATGTTAGTCATTACTTTCCAGCTGATCCACGGTTTCAAGGATTATTAATATCACCCCGAGGTCTGGAAATTCACCACAAAAAATGCTTAGTGAAATATCAGAACTGTTGTGAATCTCAACTTTACATTTGCGTTACTAACGGATGTTTAACAGCCCTTCAACACAACAAGATCCCCAAGTTTGCGATTGCTCATGGCAACTATATTGGTCAACTTCCGGAAGCGATACGAGAAATGACATTTGCCTCTAGATCCTTAATTCGGCCAATAACTTCATTCGGTCGAATGGCTTGTTACTCTGATACTAGTGGAACGCGGCTAACAGGTCATGTTTATTCAAACCGTCTAAATACAGCCCTAGTAAGGCAGAAGCTTCCGATGGCCCCTGCAACTACAGCAATTCGGGTATTGATCGTTTCCCCAATGGCTTCCGACCAAACAGCTGTATCAAGAGGGAAGATGGCATCAGTGAAGTCCGATTATATTATTGAACCCGAAAAGATTGCTAGTTCTTTACGCTTTTTCCGAGATGTTGGTAACAAAGTCATGAAAAACGTTGAAATAGATCAAGATGCAATCAACAATTTGCCTTCTGATAAAACATCAGTGGACATGCTATTTACGACAGAACAGGAAACTGAAGATTCTCATCAAGATCCTGATTTAGTTCAATCAGTTGAATTCGACAACGGTACAGGTGGACCTTCTCTGTCTAGATCAAATGAAGAATTTCTTGACGGGGTTTTTGAATCCGCAACTGTTACAATTGGAGCTGTAGAACCGGAAGAGATCAACGATCATGGGAAAATAGCTCGTGTATTACACACGATACTTGACGAAG GCACATCTTCAAATGAGGTGACTAGCAAAGATGATCTGGGAACGAATAAAAGTTCGTCTACTTATGTTGTTCGCCCAGAAAAGGAATTCATGTCGGATTCCAACCCTGATTACCTTGAGCTCCATTATCCGGATTTATTCCCATTCGGATGTGGTGGATTCGGAGAGCAACGGAAGAATCCaatttcaagaaaagcatTAGTTCAGCACCTCCTTAATTTAAGTTCAAGACAATTCCAGCAAGTGGATTTTGTTTTACCCATTTACGACATGGTGACACGCCAGCAAGTGTCCAATATGGCGTATGTACGTTCCATTCTTCCTTCTCGATTGTCAGGATCAGAGAGGGGCACTACAAATTCCAAAGGAGAAGTGTATGGACGAGTTTCGATGGAAGATTTGAGAGCTGCCCATGGTTATAAAGTTACCTGCGCCGAAGCAGCAAGTCAAGGCTGCCGGTTTCCCTTGCCTCCAGCGAGTTTAAACGGATTAGCAATAGATTTCTTCACGGACATCGGAATTTCTACGCAACCCATGCAGCATTCACAGGCAGCAGCAAATCGAAATCGCCAAAAGGTGTATGCAGCACACAATTCACTGGGAAAAGCTCAAATATGGTTTACCGTGAGTCCCGACGACACTCAATCATTCAAGATCGTTGTGAACGCACTGGGATCTCAAGCAGTTAATTTCGAAAATCCCGTTCCAACAGGGGAAAAGCGATTCAAACTGTTGGCCAAACATCCCGTTGCAGCTGCCCTTCATTTTCAACGCATTTTGAAGATGGTTATAAAAAAAGTCTTGGGTTGGAATCGAAGCCAGCTATTGCCATACAGATCGGGAGGTGTGTTTGGTGTTCCTAAAGGTTACCTGTATCTCGTTGAAGAACAATCGAGGCTCACACTGCACGCTCATTTTCTTATATGGCTTTACGGTCATGAGAATATAGAACGACAACTGCTCCGCGCGTCTAGACTGGACGAAGAAGAACGCAAAGCGAATGATGTATCCCACAACGTGCACGAATTATTCCAGGTTAATttccttaatttttatttctaa
- the LOC124344347 gene encoding uncharacterized protein LOC124344347 isoform X3 produces the protein MSSSNPLSNQVAFNEAVAEVSCEPIKKHVQEGIGNTNRKPPKRSKRKQTFGANNLPEIDDNNTISERVEIIHKTVGVNNFPKIDDHEISEGFEVNRQQSRKTYERKRSRNVVFDNITLRKEPLPQETDKIEYSQKTAKRVPVCRAIINAGKGVKRSEIFDNEISESFEVNRQSRREEAKSLETDSLEQSQNAVKSVSQSRTIISARRGVRKPQRRTEDKFESCESRERCRLNEELFTPDELACLEKAGVPHPITSEQLVSITEAIYKEYHSEIVVCAVCDEMFSHLETKLMSAADLPISFFSVLRKPSGLPNEVPALHPLLLQQYDVSHYFPADPRFQGLLISPRGLEIHHKKCLVKYQNCCESQLYICVTNGCLTALQHNKIPKFAIAHGNYIGQLPEAIREMTFASRSLIRPITSFGRMACYSDTSGTRLTGHVYSNRLNTALVRQKLPMAPATTAIRVLIVSPMASDQTAVSRGKMASVKSDYIIEPEKIASSLRFFRDVGNKVMKNVEIDQDAINNLPSDKTSVDMLFTTEQETEDSHQDPDLVQSVEFDNGTGGPSLSRSNEEFLDGVFESATVTIGAVEPEEINDHGKIARVLHTILDEGTSSNEVTSKDDLGTNKSSSTYVVRPEKEFMSDSNPDYLELHYPDLFPFGCGGFGEQRKNPISRKALVQHLLNLSSRQFQQVDFVLPIYDMVTRQQVSNMAYVRSILPSRLSGSERGTTNSKGEVYGRVSMEDLRAAHGYKVTCAEAASQGCRFPLPPASLNGLAIDFFTDIGISTQPMQHSQAAANRNRQKVYAAHNSLGKAQIWFTVSPDDTQSFKIVVNALGSQAVNFENPVPTGEKRFKLLAKHPVAAALHFQRILKMVIKKVLGWNRSQLLPYRSGGVFGVPKGYLYLVEEQSRLTLHAHFLIWLYGHENIERQLLRASRLDEEERKANDVSHNVHELFQVNFLNFYF, from the exons atgagttcaAGTAATCCACTGTCTAATCAG GTGGCTTTCAATGAGGCTGTTGCTGAAGTTTCATGTGAaccaataaagaaacacgttCAAGAAGGTATTGGAAATACAAATAGAAAACCTCCGAAACGTTCGAAGCGTAAACAA acaTTTGGAGCTAACAATCTGCCAGAAATAGATGATAATAATACAATAAGCGAAAGAGTAGAAATTATTCACAag acTGTTGGAGTTAACAATTTCCCTAAAATAGATGATCATGAAATAAGCGAAGGTTTTGAAGTGAACCGCcag CAGTCACGTAAAACATATGAGCGTAAACGTTCTCGAAACGTTGTGTTTGATAATATAACGCTTCGCAAAGAGCCTTTACCTCAAGAAACAGATAAGATTGAATACTCTCAAAAGACAGCAAAAAGGGTTCCAGTATGCCGGGCGATCATAAATGCTGGAAAAGGCGTTAAACGTTCTGAAATATTTGATAACGAAATAAGTGAAAGTTTTGAAGTGAACAGacag TCGCGTCGTGAAGAGGCTAAATCTCTAGAAACAGATAGTCTTGAACAGTCTCAAAATGCAGTGAAAAGTGTTTCGCAATCCCGTACAATCATCAGTGCTCGGAGAGGCGTTAGAAAGCCACAACGAAGAACAGAAGACAAATTTGAATCATGTGAGAGCAGAGAGAGATGTAGATTGAATGAAGAATTGTTTACTCCCGACGAACTTGCTTGCTTAGAAAAAGCTGGGGTTCCGCATCCAATTACGTCTGAGCAACTAGTATCTATTACTGAAGCAATTTATAAAGAATACCATTCCGAAATCGTCGTTTGTGCTGTTTGTGATGAAATGTTTAGTCATTTGGAAACCAAACTTATGAGTGCAGCTGATCTGCCAATCAGTTTTTTCAGTGTTTTACGTAAACCATCTGGATTGCCTAATGAAGTCCCAGCTTTACATCCACTTCTTCTACAGCAATATGATGTTAGTCATTACTTTCCAGCTGATCCACGGTTTCAAGGATTATTAATATCACCCCGAGGTCTGGAAATTCACCACAAAAAATGCTTAGTGAAATATCAGAACTGTTGTGAATCTCAACTTTACATTTGCGTTACTAACGGATGTTTAACAGCCCTTCAACACAACAAGATCCCCAAGTTTGCGATTGCTCATGGCAACTATATTGGTCAACTTCCGGAAGCGATACGAGAAATGACATTTGCCTCTAGATCCTTAATTCGGCCAATAACTTCATTCGGTCGAATGGCTTGTTACTCTGATACTAGTGGAACGCGGCTAACAGGTCATGTTTATTCAAACCGTCTAAATACAGCCCTAGTAAGGCAGAAGCTTCCGATGGCCCCTGCAACTACAGCAATTCGGGTATTGATCGTTTCCCCAATGGCTTCCGACCAAACAGCTGTATCAAGAGGGAAGATGGCATCAGTGAAGTCCGATTATATTATTGAACCCGAAAAGATTGCTAGTTCTTTACGCTTTTTCCGAGATGTTGGTAACAAAGTCATGAAAAACGTTGAAATAGATCAAGATGCAATCAACAATTTGCCTTCTGATAAAACATCAGTGGACATGCTATTTACGACAGAACAGGAAACTGAAGATTCTCATCAAGATCCTGATTTAGTTCAATCAGTTGAATTCGACAACGGTACAGGTGGACCTTCTCTGTCTAGATCAAATGAAGAATTTCTTGACGGGGTTTTTGAATCCGCAACTGTTACAATTGGAGCTGTAGAACCGGAAGAGATCAACGATCATGGGAAAATAGCTCGTGTATTACACACGATACTTGACGAAG GCACATCTTCAAATGAGGTGACTAGCAAAGATGATCTGGGAACGAATAAAAGTTCGTCTACTTATGTTGTTCGCCCAGAAAAGGAATTCATGTCGGATTCCAACCCTGATTACCTTGAGCTCCATTATCCGGATTTATTCCCATTCGGATGTGGTGGATTCGGAGAGCAACGGAAGAATCCaatttcaagaaaagcatTAGTTCAGCACCTCCTTAATTTAAGTTCAAGACAATTCCAGCAAGTGGATTTTGTTTTACCCATTTACGACATGGTGACACGCCAGCAAGTGTCCAATATGGCGTATGTACGTTCCATTCTTCCTTCTCGATTGTCAGGATCAGAGAGGGGCACTACAAATTCCAAAGGAGAAGTGTATGGACGAGTTTCGATGGAAGATTTGAGAGCTGCCCATGGTTATAAAGTTACCTGCGCCGAAGCAGCAAGTCAAGGCTGCCGGTTTCCCTTGCCTCCAGCGAGTTTAAACGGATTAGCAATAGATTTCTTCACGGACATCGGAATTTCTACGCAACCCATGCAGCATTCACAGGCAGCAGCAAATCGAAATCGCCAAAAGGTGTATGCAGCACACAATTCACTGGGAAAAGCTCAAATATGGTTTACCGTGAGTCCCGACGACACTCAATCATTCAAGATCGTTGTGAACGCACTGGGATCTCAAGCAGTTAATTTCGAAAATCCCGTTCCAACAGGGGAAAAGCGATTCAAACTGTTGGCCAAACATCCCGTTGCAGCTGCCCTTCATTTTCAACGCATTTTGAAGATGGTTATAAAAAAAGTCTTGGGTTGGAATCGAAGCCAGCTATTGCCATACAGATCGGGAGGTGTGTTTGGTGTTCCTAAAGGTTACCTGTATCTCGTTGAAGAACAATCGAGGCTCACACTGCACGCTCATTTTCTTATATGGCTTTACGGTCATGAGAATATAGAACGACAACTGCTCCGCGCGTCTAGACTGGACGAAGAAGAACGCAAAGCGAATGATGTATCCCACAACGTGCACGAATTATTCCAGGTTAATttccttaatttttatttctaa